The nucleotide sequence TCCGCACGGTGCGTGCGCGGGGGCGTCAGTCTGTCGAGTCAGGCGGAGGATTGCGGATCAGTGTGCTGACCCTGCTGAGGAACTGCTGGTGGTCAACAATCGGTTTTGACACGTAGTCCTCAGCGCCGCTGTCGGCCAGAAGCGACTCGCGATCGCCTTGCATGGCGTGTGCGGTGGCCAGCATGACGGGAATGCAGCGGGTCTCCTCGTCATCCTTGATCAGGCGCGTAATGCCGACGCCATCAATGGCTTCGCCGGCATACGTGGCATGCCTGAGCGAGACGTCCATGATCACCAGATCGACATCGCCGGCGCGGACGCGCTCCAGCACATCGGCGGCCTGATCGGACACACTGACCCGATACGGGCCTTTCCGGGTCAGGAGCGTCTGAAAGAGCTTGGCATTCATGGGGTCATCTTCGACGACGAGGACATGCTTCACCTTCGCTCGACCTCCCTGGCACCCGCGTTCGGCGGGCACGACCGCCCCTGGCAGGGCACATGCGTGCTGCGCAGTGAATGTATCGGCGGGCAGCGGGCTTGCTTGACCGGAAACCGTGATCCCGGATCGTACTTTGTTAGCGGGTTTTCCAGAAGGCCGGCACGAAAAGCACGAGGATGGCAAACAGCTCAAGGCGGCCCATGACCATTGTGAGCGCCAAGGTGAGCTTGGCGAAGGGGGCCAGGCGGGAGAAGTCCTCGGCCGCGCCGACCGTCGAGAGACCTGGCCCCGTGGTGTTCAGGGTGGCGGTGACCGAGGAGAAGGCGGTAACGATGTCGGTGCCCGTGGCGGCCACGACGAGCGAACAGACGAGGAGAACGGTCATGTAGAGAACGAAGAAGGCGGCGACTGCGTGCACCACGTCTTCGCTGAGGACGGTGCCGCCCAGGCGCAGGGCGCGCACGGTCTGGGGCCGGAAGACTTTCTCGAGCCGGAGCAGCGCGGCGCGGGCCAAAATAACGAGACGGGCCATCTTGAGGCCGCCGGCCGTCGAGCCGCTACAGCCGCCGATGCACATGAGCACGACGAGCAGCAGCTTGGTGAATCCCGGCCACAAGTCGAAGTCGGCCGTCGTGAAGCCCGTGGTGGTCATGATTGAGGTGACCTGGAACGCGGCGGAGCGCAGCGCGCGGCCCGGCGTCGGGAAGGCATCGTGATTGAGCACAAGGAGGTTGATGGTAACGGCCGCGATGCCGGCGGCGAGTATCACGATGAAGACGCGCCACTCGATGTCGCGCAGCAGGTTGAGCGGCCGGCCCCGCAGCACTTGGTAGTGGAGGGCGAAGTTGGTGGCGCCGACGACCATGAAGGCGATGATGGTCAGCTCGATGCCCAGGCTGTTGTAGGCGCCGACGCTCGCTTGCCTCGTTGAGAAGCCGGCGGTGGCGAGCGTGCCGAAGGTGTGACACAGGGCGTCGAAGAGCGACATCCCCTGAGCCCAGAGCAGGGTCGTCTCGAGTACCGTGAGCAGAACGTAGATGCGCCACAGGATCAGGGCGGATTCTTTGATGCGGGGCCGCAGGCCCTCCGGTTGGAGTTGCGAGACCTCGCTGCGGAACAGATGCTTACCGCCCGCGCCGAGCGCGGGGAGCACGGCGAGGAACAGCACGGTGATGCCCATGCCGCCCAGCCAGTGCGTGA is from Verrucomicrobiota bacterium and encodes:
- a CDS encoding response regulator; this encodes MKHVLVVEDDPMNAKLFQTLLTRKGPYRVSVSDQAADVLERVRAGDVDLVIMDVSLRHATYAGEAIDGVGITRLIKDDEETRCIPVMLATAHAMQGDRESLLADSGAEDYVSKPIVDHQQFLSRVSTLIRNPPPDSTD
- a CDS encoding TrkH family potassium uptake protein — encoded protein: MNWKVVTKLLGTLSIVIGLSMVVPLLWALHYGDAARVVPGAPLSPTVALIVAMAGACLLGVSLLLIARNARGDVFRREGLFVVGVGWMLTAALGAIPYMLSGVLPNAVDAYFESMSGFTTTGSTVIADIEAVPKGILFWRSFTHWLGGMGITVLFLAVLPALGAGGKHLFRSEVSQLQPEGLRPRIKESALILWRIYVLLTVLETTLLWAQGMSLFDALCHTFGTLATAGFSTRQASVGAYNSLGIELTIIAFMVVGATNFALHYQVLRGRPLNLLRDIEWRVFIVILAAGIAAVTINLLVLNHDAFPTPGRALRSAAFQVTSIMTTTGFTTADFDLWPGFTKLLLVVLMCIGGCSGSTAGGLKMARLVILARAALLRLEKVFRPQTVRALRLGGTVLSEDVVHAVAAFFVLYMTVLLVCSLVVAATGTDIVTAFSSVTATLNTTGPGLSTVGAAEDFSRLAPFAKLTLALTMVMGRLELFAILVLFVPAFWKTR